The stretch of DNA CTCCTCGGTAACCCGGATGATTCAGAAGCTGGACGAGGCCGGATTCATCAGTTATGAAAAGTACCGCAATATCGCCCTGACTGAAAAGGGCATGACCTACGGCCGTTTTTTGGTGTGGCGCGACGAGAAGCTGAAGGAGTTTTTCCGGCTGACCAAGGAGAATTCCCGGGTGGAAGAGCAGGTGGAAGGGATCGAGCATTACATTACGCCGGCGACGATGCGTTTCATCCGGAACCTGGTGATCTATTTCGGATCGGACCCCAACCGCCTCCAAGAGCTCGAAAGCATTCACTGCCATACCGATTATCCGGACAATGAGTCGCTGCAATTCCTCCGGGCCTGGCTTTTCCGGCACGACATGGAATGAGCCGAGACCCCGTACCGTAACCCTATTGTCAGCAATTTGAGATGACAGAGACACTGGCGCCGCCGCGCAGTGTCTTTTTATTTGTCGGCGGGAGCGGCACGAAAGTTTCGAAACCTTTCGAAACTTTTCAGATCGCAGCAAAGGAAGGCGTTCCGGTCTCTGTCCTCAAGTGACGGGGCCGGGATTTGCAACGGGAATGCTTCTGAAAAGTTACGGAAAATTACGAAACCATTTCAAAAATATTGACATTTAAAACAAAACGATATAATATATGGATGTAAATGAAACTTAATGAAAGGGGTGTTGACCATTCTTAGTGAGGAACGAA from Hydrogenispora ethanolica encodes:
- the mntR gene encoding transcriptional regulator MntR produces the protein MSREMTLTESMEDYLEMFYRIVSNQGYIRPIDLSNAINVKPSSVTRMIQKLDEAGFISYEKYRNIALTEKGMTYGRFLVWRDEKLKEFFRLTKENSRVEEQVEGIEHYITPATMRFIRNLVIYFGSDPNRLQELESIHCHTDYPDNESLQFLRAWLFRHDME